A genomic window from Halorubrum lacusprofundi ATCC 49239 includes:
- a CDS encoding methionine synthase, whose protein sequence is MVRNPSANREQFRPHDHPNDAFLLTTVVGSYPKPKWLNRADELVDDPDSKFDVSDLEEAHDDACRLITHEHERAGLDTVVDGEMRRNEMVEFFADRIDGYEFNGPVKVWGHNYFDKPSVVEEVEYDEPWLVDEFEFTSSVAEHPVKVPITGPYTLGFWAFNEAYPSTEELVYDLADLVNEEVEKLVEAGARYIQIDEPALATTPEDHAIVGEALERIVSGIDEEVRIGLHVCYGDYSRIYPEINDYPIDEFDVELCNGDFEQIPTFTDPEFEPDLALGVVDAHTAEIESVEEIKANIRQGLRVVPPEKLTISPDCGLKLLPREIAYGKTENMVTAAREVEAEIDSGEIDVENPLDD, encoded by the coding sequence ATGGTCCGAAACCCGTCTGCCAACCGCGAACAGTTCCGCCCGCACGACCACCCGAACGACGCGTTCCTCCTGACGACCGTCGTCGGCTCGTACCCGAAGCCGAAGTGGCTCAACCGGGCCGACGAGCTCGTCGACGACCCCGACTCGAAGTTCGATGTGTCGGACCTCGAAGAGGCCCACGACGACGCCTGTCGACTGATCACCCACGAACACGAGCGCGCCGGGCTCGACACGGTGGTCGACGGCGAGATGCGCCGCAACGAGATGGTCGAGTTCTTCGCCGACCGCATCGACGGCTACGAGTTCAACGGCCCCGTGAAGGTGTGGGGTCACAACTACTTCGACAAGCCCTCGGTCGTCGAGGAGGTCGAGTACGACGAGCCGTGGCTCGTCGACGAGTTCGAGTTCACCTCGTCGGTCGCCGAGCATCCCGTCAAGGTCCCGATCACGGGGCCCTACACGCTCGGGTTCTGGGCGTTCAACGAGGCGTACCCCTCCACCGAGGAACTCGTGTACGATCTGGCCGACCTCGTCAACGAGGAGGTCGAGAAGCTCGTCGAGGCTGGCGCGCGCTACATCCAGATCGACGAGCCCGCGTTGGCGACGACGCCGGAGGACCACGCCATCGTCGGCGAGGCCCTCGAACGCATCGTCTCGGGCATCGACGAGGAGGTCCGGATCGGCCTCCACGTCTGTTACGGCGACTACTCGCGGATCTACCCCGAGATCAACGACTACCCGATCGACGAGTTCGACGTGGAGCTGTGTAACGGCGACTTCGAGCAGATTCCCACGTTCACCGACCCCGAGTTCGAGCCCGACCTCGCGCTCGGCGTCGTCGACGCCCACACGGCGGAGATCGAGTCAGTCGAGGAGATCAAAGCGAACATCCGGCAGGGCCTGCGCGTCGTCCCGCCGGAGAAGCTCACGATCTCGCCCGACTGCGGGCTGAAGCTGCTCCCGCGAGAGATCGCGTACGGGAAGACCGAGAACATGGTCACCGCGGCCCGCGAGGTCGAAGCCGAGATCGATTCCGGCGAGATCGACGTCGAGAACCCGCTCGACGACTGA
- a CDS encoding glycerol dehydrogenase, with protein sequence MAQIFKSPAAYVQGRDVAEEIGSHAEELGEEAVLIADEIVLDILEDRVLTSLEDAGLGTMSVEFNGEASETEIDRITSLAEEQGIDLVIGAGGGKALDTAKAVRTNIDESMVSMPTVASTDAPTSALSVIYSEHGEFQEYRFYEDHPDLVLVDTAIIADAPTRFFRSGIADGLATWFEADAANQSDGDNVVGGKPTRAGHHLARLCYDTLCDHGLAAVDAVERGAVTESVEAVTEANTLLSGLGFESGGLAAAHSIHNGLTQLEATHDATHGEKVNIGTISQLALEGRDDAFIEEYVEFSLDLGLPVTLSDIGLDDPSHNDLTVVAEAACDEEETIHNQPFAVSSSMVRDALLTADELSRRVRENR encoded by the coding sequence ATGGCTCAGATATTCAAATCACCGGCAGCGTACGTACAGGGCCGGGATGTTGCCGAGGAGATAGGATCGCACGCTGAGGAATTGGGCGAGGAGGCGGTGCTTATCGCCGACGAAATCGTCCTCGATATTCTTGAAGACCGTGTACTGACGAGTCTCGAAGACGCAGGACTGGGTACGATGTCGGTGGAGTTCAACGGCGAGGCGTCCGAGACGGAAATTGACCGAATCACCAGTCTGGCGGAAGAGCAAGGGATTGACCTCGTCATCGGTGCGGGCGGAGGCAAGGCACTTGACACTGCAAAAGCCGTCCGAACGAACATAGACGAATCGATGGTTTCGATGCCGACAGTCGCCTCGACTGACGCCCCAACAAGTGCGCTCTCGGTCATCTATAGCGAACACGGTGAGTTCCAAGAGTACCGGTTCTATGAGGACCATCCAGATCTCGTACTAGTGGATACAGCAATTATTGCGGACGCACCAACCCGCTTCTTCCGGTCAGGGATCGCTGACGGCCTCGCAACGTGGTTCGAAGCCGACGCAGCTAACCAGTCAGACGGCGACAACGTCGTCGGCGGGAAACCCACACGGGCTGGCCACCATCTGGCACGCCTTTGTTACGACACATTGTGCGACCACGGACTCGCCGCTGTCGATGCGGTCGAACGGGGCGCTGTCACCGAGAGCGTTGAAGCCGTCACCGAGGCGAATACGCTTCTCAGCGGACTGGGGTTCGAGAGTGGTGGCCTCGCAGCGGCCCACTCGATACACAACGGATTGACGCAGCTGGAGGCGACACACGATGCGACCCACGGAGAAAAGGTCAATATCGGGACGATATCACAGCTCGCGTTGGAAGGCCGTGACGATGCGTTCATTGAGGAGTACGTTGAGTTCTCGCTGGATCTTGGGCTTCCGGTCACGCTCTCGGATATCGGTCTCGACGACCCGTCGCACAACGACCTCACCGTCGTCGCTGAGGCAGCCTGTGACGAAGAAGAGACAATCCACAACCAGCCGTTTGCAGTCTCCTCATCGATGGTCCGCGACGCGCTGTTAACTGCTGACGAACTCTCCCGACGGGTCCGCGAGAACCGCTAA
- a CDS encoding sugar phosphate isomerase/epimerase family protein — translation MDIGLTVGDDLDRLAASPKRFDFCELGVGEPTLVPGDIDPERLDDALAGRDLLVHLPYSQRLASYVPEVNDAIVDYQRRLLEAAGELGAEKAVLHATSADRDDTEFREVAAEQLRRVADAGRDAGVEVVVENVGHQHAGLQLSVLGDIARETDTRICFDLGHAYMEGDNKAIKRFLRSHGGRISHLHCHDARRRGDTHLPVGAGEVDYGHVESELGDFDGTVALEVFTDDETLLLDSARRIAERLGVDF, via the coding sequence ATGGATATCGGGCTCACCGTCGGCGACGACCTCGACCGGCTCGCGGCGTCGCCGAAGCGGTTCGACTTCTGCGAGCTCGGGGTCGGCGAGCCGACGCTCGTGCCGGGCGATATCGACCCGGAACGTCTCGACGACGCGCTCGCCGGCCGCGATCTGCTCGTCCACCTCCCGTACAGCCAGCGGCTGGCCAGCTACGTCCCCGAGGTCAACGACGCCATCGTCGACTACCAGCGCCGACTCTTGGAGGCCGCCGGCGAGTTGGGCGCGGAAAAGGCCGTCCTCCACGCGACCTCCGCCGACCGCGACGACACCGAGTTCCGCGAGGTCGCCGCCGAGCAGCTCCGGCGGGTCGCCGACGCCGGCCGCGACGCGGGCGTCGAGGTCGTCGTCGAGAACGTCGGCCACCAGCACGCGGGGCTCCAGCTGTCCGTCCTCGGCGATATCGCTCGGGAGACCGACACCCGGATCTGCTTCGACCTCGGCCACGCGTATATGGAAGGCGACAACAAGGCGATCAAACGGTTCCTCCGGAGCCACGGGGGCCGGATCTCACACCTCCACTGTCACGACGCCCGCCGCCGGGGTGACACCCACCTTCCCGTGGGAGCCGGCGAGGTCGACTACGGCCACGTGGAGTCCGAACTCGGCGATTTCGACGGGACGGTCGCCCTTGAGGTGTTCACCGACGACGAGACGCTCCTCCTCGACTCGGCCCGACGGATCGCGGAGCGGCTCGGCGTCGACTTTTAA
- a CDS encoding DUF7547 family protein — MSSRDDRRDDDLEERLDELEDVLSELRRDLRETERDRRGPPRPPRLSELVRFTEQYTIPTVIALLETTIKSLELVQGTLRLADPGRSLDETGAATDRLGDVRDGASAGLSRSLSELRTALSEADLPEEAASRSIIGDARDLTAEIEARIDEGRREADAARRGRRDRTDGRDETRTTNEVNGDRDDRGVRIDVTDPDADREGENDGNGEADDSDDDPAPEVDVESELESIKRQIDDREADTAADAGDETVDTEGAAADAGGETTDADHDSADNGSSAGNERDDEPADGDDDDRDSV, encoded by the coding sequence ATGAGTTCCCGCGACGACCGACGCGACGACGACCTCGAGGAGCGGCTCGACGAGCTTGAGGACGTGTTGAGCGAACTCCGCCGCGATCTCCGCGAAACCGAGCGGGACCGCCGTGGTCCGCCTCGACCACCCCGGCTCTCCGAACTCGTTCGGTTCACCGAGCAGTACACCATTCCGACGGTGATCGCGCTCCTCGAAACGACGATCAAGTCGCTCGAACTGGTGCAGGGGACGCTCCGGCTTGCCGACCCCGGGCGGAGCCTCGACGAGACGGGAGCAGCGACCGACCGCCTCGGCGACGTGCGGGACGGCGCGAGCGCCGGGCTGTCGCGGTCGCTCTCGGAGCTCCGGACGGCGCTCTCTGAGGCCGACCTCCCGGAGGAAGCCGCCTCTCGGTCAATTATCGGAGATGCGCGCGACCTCACGGCGGAGATCGAAGCGCGGATAGACGAGGGGCGCCGCGAGGCCGACGCGGCCCGGCGCGGACGACGTGATCGGACCGACGGGCGGGATGAGACCCGGACAACCAACGAGGTAAACGGCGACCGCGACGACCGCGGCGTCCGGATCGACGTGACCGACCCGGACGCGGACCGTGAGGGCGAAAACGACGGGAACGGGGAGGCGGACGACTCGGACGACGACCCCGCACCGGAGGTCGACGTTGAGTCGGAACTGGAGTCGATCAAGCGCCAGATCGACGACCGCGAGGCGGATACAGCGGCCGACGCGGGAGACGAGACGGTAGACACCGAAGGCGCGGCGGCTGACGCCGGAGGCGAAACGACTGACGCTGACCACGACTCGGCCGATAACGGCAGTTCTGCTGGGAACGAGAGAGATGACGAACCGGCCGACGGAGACGACGACGACCGCGACTCGGTCTGA
- a CDS encoding GNAT family N-acetyltransferase: MEYRPFPDERSDEFDAFMRYAFSPAEGPYDPEEADDHDTIADTRGLFDTDDDPVAVCAHHSFSLRIRGADREVAGLSAVASPPEHRRQGNVGRMLRESLTEYRDRGVFVSTLWPFEYPFYASYGWATASRYRYLTAPPDQLGFVDDLIATAGDDAGSFRPLDEDDYAAVKPVIAAMADRYDLTMDWTEEWWRERALQGWKTDPFVYGWERDGDLRGICAYSFDDDADDADETVMRVTDVAAADDEAWFQLLRFVRNHDSQVAEVRIQAPPDAPLLDLVEDPRAVDCEIRTGPMVRLVDAATALEALDPDPEIETAFSLSVSDPLVDWNDETFRVAVADGTVAVEPTVDGEVDKSEVDGAEAADAAIDIGTLSQLYVGYTSVDEAVRSDGLAVGSALADDLRAVFPPRTTHLREGF, encoded by the coding sequence ATGGAGTACCGACCCTTCCCCGACGAACGCAGCGATGAGTTCGACGCGTTCATGCGCTACGCGTTCTCTCCTGCCGAGGGCCCGTACGACCCCGAGGAGGCCGACGACCACGACACCATCGCCGACACGCGGGGCCTGTTCGACACTGACGACGACCCGGTCGCGGTCTGCGCGCACCACTCTTTCTCGCTGCGGATCCGCGGCGCCGACCGCGAGGTCGCCGGGCTCTCCGCGGTCGCGTCCCCGCCGGAACATCGCCGGCAGGGGAACGTCGGCCGCATGCTCCGGGAGTCGCTGACGGAGTACCGCGACCGGGGCGTCTTCGTCTCGACGCTGTGGCCCTTCGAATACCCCTTCTACGCCAGCTACGGCTGGGCGACCGCGAGCCGCTATCGCTACCTCACCGCGCCCCCCGATCAGCTCGGGTTCGTCGACGACCTGATCGCGACCGCGGGCGACGACGCCGGGAGCTTCCGGCCGCTCGACGAGGACGACTACGCGGCCGTGAAGCCGGTGATAGCGGCGATGGCCGACCGCTACGACCTGACGATGGACTGGACCGAGGAGTGGTGGCGCGAGCGCGCTCTCCAAGGATGGAAGACCGACCCGTTCGTCTACGGCTGGGAGCGCGACGGGGACCTCCGCGGGATCTGCGCGTACAGCTTCGACGACGACGCGGACGACGCGGACGAAACGGTGATGCGCGTCACCGACGTCGCCGCCGCTGACGACGAGGCGTGGTTCCAGCTGCTGCGCTTTGTCCGCAACCACGACTCGCAGGTCGCCGAGGTCCGGATCCAAGCGCCGCCGGACGCACCCTTACTCGACCTCGTTGAGGACCCCCGCGCCGTCGACTGCGAGATCCGAACCGGGCCGATGGTCCGGCTCGTCGATGCCGCCACCGCGCTCGAAGCGCTCGACCCCGATCCGGAGATCGAGACCGCGTTCTCGCTTTCGGTTTCCGACCCGCTCGTCGACTGGAACGACGAGACGTTCCGGGTCGCCGTCGCTGACGGGACGGTGGCGGTCGAGCCGACGGTGGACGGCGAGGTCGACAAGTCAGAAGTCGATGGGGCCGAGGCCGCGGACGCCGCGATCGACATCGGTACTCTCTCGCAGCTGTACGTCGGCTACACGTCGGTCGACGAGGCGGTCCGGAGCGACGGGCTCGCAGTCGGTTCCGCGCTCGCCGACGATCTTCGCGCGGTGTTCCCGCCGCGGACGACGCACCTTCGCGAGGGGTTCTGA
- a CDS encoding NADH:flavin oxidoreductase/NADH oxidase, protein MPDSLFTPFTLRDTEFRNRVMLSPMCQYSADDGFANDWHRVHLGSRAAGGAGVVMTEATAVEPRGRITPDCLGIWSDEHAEAIEPIVEFVKSQGATPGIQLAHAGRKASHQPPAEGGDPIPADRERGWETVSATDAPYPDPDPNSDADDGELASTRRLDGEGIDDVIDAFTAAAERSRDVGFEVAEVHAAHGYLLHQFLSPVTNDRDDAYGGSFENRTRLLREVVEAVREVWPDDQPVFVRISATDWLPDRDSWDVDDSVRLAPLLAEAGADLIDVSGGGIHPDQQLPGAGPGYQVPYAEAIREGTDVPVAAVGGITEPTHADALVRNERADLVALGREMLRHPYWPLEAAHELGADVAWPVQYRRGQFD, encoded by the coding sequence ATGCCGGATTCGCTTTTCACGCCGTTCACGCTCCGCGACACCGAGTTCCGCAACCGCGTAATGTTGTCGCCGATGTGCCAGTACTCCGCGGACGACGGGTTCGCGAACGACTGGCACCGTGTCCATCTCGGCTCCCGCGCCGCCGGCGGGGCCGGGGTCGTGATGACCGAGGCGACCGCCGTCGAGCCGCGCGGCCGCATTACGCCGGACTGCCTGGGGATCTGGTCCGACGAGCACGCCGAAGCGATCGAACCGATCGTCGAGTTCGTCAAGTCGCAGGGTGCGACGCCCGGGATTCAGCTCGCCCACGCCGGTCGGAAGGCCTCGCACCAACCCCCGGCCGAGGGCGGCGACCCGATTCCTGCGGACCGCGAGCGGGGCTGGGAGACGGTTTCCGCGACCGACGCGCCGTACCCGGACCCCGACCCGAACTCGGACGCGGACGACGGCGAACTGGCGTCGACCCGCCGATTGGACGGTGAGGGTATCGACGACGTGATCGACGCGTTCACGGCCGCCGCGGAGCGCTCGCGTGACGTTGGCTTCGAGGTCGCGGAGGTCCACGCGGCCCACGGCTACCTGCTCCACCAGTTCCTCTCGCCGGTCACCAACGACCGCGACGACGCGTACGGCGGGAGCTTCGAGAACCGCACCCGCCTCCTCCGGGAGGTCGTTGAGGCCGTTCGCGAGGTCTGGCCCGACGATCAGCCCGTCTTCGTCCGCATCTCCGCGACCGACTGGCTCCCCGACCGCGACTCGTGGGACGTGGACGACTCCGTGCGGCTGGCCCCCCTGCTCGCCGAGGCCGGCGCCGACCTGATCGACGTCTCCGGGGGCGGGATCCACCCGGATCAGCAGCTTCCGGGGGCAGGGCCGGGCTATCAGGTGCCGTACGCCGAGGCGATTCGGGAGGGGACCGACGTGCCCGTCGCCGCAGTTGGCGGGATCACGGAGCCAACCCACGCCGACGCCCTCGTCCGAAACGAGCGGGCCGACCTCGTCGCGCTTGGCCGCGAGATGCTCCGACACCCGTACTGGCCGCTTGAGGCCGCCCACGAACTCGGCGCCGACGTTGCGTGGCCGGTGCAGTACCGGCGCGGTCAGTTCGACTGA
- a CDS encoding DUF7124 domain-containing protein translates to MGIDIDDPDPGDRTGDVTLVFSLGAARRLSDPEAAIANARKWSRHVGIVANDADAVERFVRETGVENDYTLRNWDKWGTLGDIHEESGAPRAVFVGASTANRRVATHVGFEYLPIDEAAEKAGWALSEPERSSESGVISRLWRALRARLD, encoded by the coding sequence ATGGGTATCGATATCGACGACCCCGACCCCGGCGATCGCACCGGCGATGTGACGCTCGTGTTCTCGTTGGGCGCCGCCCGACGGCTCTCGGACCCAGAGGCAGCGATCGCGAACGCGCGGAAGTGGAGCCGCCACGTCGGGATCGTCGCCAACGACGCAGACGCAGTCGAGCGATTCGTCCGCGAGACGGGTGTCGAGAACGACTACACGCTCCGGAACTGGGACAAGTGGGGGACGCTCGGCGACATCCACGAGGAGAGCGGCGCTCCCCGGGCGGTGTTCGTCGGCGCGTCGACTGCGAACCGTCGCGTCGCGACCCACGTCGGCTTCGAGTACCTGCCGATCGACGAGGCGGCCGAGAAGGCGGGATGGGCGCTCTCGGAGCCCGAACGGTCGAGCGAATCGGGGGTGATCAGTCGCCTGTGGCGGGCGCTGAGAGCGCGGCTCGACTGA
- a CDS encoding BtpA/SgcQ family protein produces MEFEATFGTDAPVIGMVHLPPLPGAPKAPADGVAAMRDALDRAAADARALDRGGVDGIMVENFGDAPFYPDDAPKHVVASVTRAATAITTETDLPLGINVLRNDAEAALSVAAAVDADYVRVNVHTGARVTDQGVVQGKAHETLRLRDRLGVDVGVFADTDVKHSAPLSAEGYTAESFADTAERGLADAVIASGRGTGEAMDPEALESVVADRDAHGLDTPVLVGSGVREDTVGDVLAVADGAIVGTALKEGGETTAPVDADRVAALVARADEVR; encoded by the coding sequence ATGGAGTTCGAGGCCACCTTCGGCACGGACGCGCCGGTGATCGGCATGGTACATCTCCCGCCCCTCCCGGGGGCGCCGAAGGCGCCGGCCGACGGCGTGGCCGCGATGCGGGACGCGCTCGACCGCGCCGCCGCCGACGCCCGCGCACTCGACCGGGGCGGCGTCGACGGGATCATGGTCGAGAACTTCGGCGACGCACCCTTCTACCCGGACGACGCACCGAAACACGTCGTCGCGAGCGTTACCCGGGCAGCGACGGCGATCACGACCGAGACCGACCTCCCGCTCGGGATCAACGTCCTCCGCAACGACGCGGAAGCGGCCCTGTCGGTCGCCGCTGCGGTCGACGCCGACTACGTCCGGGTAAACGTCCACACCGGTGCCCGGGTCACTGACCAGGGTGTCGTGCAGGGGAAGGCCCACGAGACGCTCCGACTCCGCGACCGACTCGGGGTCGATGTCGGCGTCTTCGCCGACACCGACGTGAAACACTCCGCGCCGCTCTCTGCCGAAGGGTACACCGCGGAGTCGTTCGCCGACACCGCCGAACGCGGGCTCGCAGACGCCGTGATCGCCTCCGGACGCGGGACCGGTGAGGCGATGGATCCGGAGGCCCTCGAATCGGTCGTCGCCGACCGCGACGCGCACGGACTCGACACCCCGGTCCTGGTCGGAAGCGGCGTCCGAGAAGACACGGTCGGCGACGTGCTCGCGGTCGCCGACGGCGCGATCGTCGGCACCGCGCTCAAGGAGGGCGGCGAGACGACCGCCCCCGTCGACGCCGACCGGGTGGCGGCGCTCGTCGCGCGGGCGGACGAGGTCCGGTAA
- a CDS encoding carbohydrate kinase family protein gives MTDSPPVLAVGAAAIDEWYAVSNLPEPDGGAFASEVTTAFGGVGANVCVALDRLGREVGLVSRVGDDEYGRRAFEYLADTGVDASRVSVGNDPSTRSVILSDPAGERTIVTTGESFRRLRLNETDREALAAADIVFLTGYTPDAVSRAVLDTIESAADPPALVFDLSGSVEELVGRGTESETIHRYLHAADLFVADDVAAAAYFGGPDAAVDRVAAAQQAREANGRSPVTGDGWPRAVLTHGADGMTVVADGAVTEFDAFDVDVVDATGAGDSFVAGLIDRWIAGSDSGDDPRRERAGVADGVRFAAAVAAINCTSRFAQTGLPTRDDVEAFLAERGF, from the coding sequence ATGACCGACTCTCCTCCGGTCCTCGCAGTCGGCGCCGCAGCGATCGACGAGTGGTACGCCGTCAGCAACCTCCCCGAGCCGGACGGCGGCGCGTTCGCGAGCGAGGTGACGACCGCGTTCGGCGGCGTCGGCGCCAACGTCTGCGTCGCGCTCGATCGACTCGGACGCGAAGTCGGACTCGTGAGCCGCGTCGGCGACGACGAGTACGGTCGGCGGGCCTTCGAGTACCTCGCGGACACCGGGGTCGACGCCTCGCGCGTCTCTGTCGGGAACGACCCCTCGACGCGGTCGGTGATCCTCAGCGATCCCGCGGGCGAGCGCACCATCGTCACTACGGGCGAGAGCTTCCGACGCCTCCGGCTGAACGAGACGGACCGTGAGGCGCTCGCGGCGGCCGATATCGTCTTCCTCACCGGGTACACGCCCGACGCGGTCTCGCGGGCGGTGCTCGATACCATCGAGTCGGCCGCCGATCCGCCCGCACTCGTCTTCGACCTCTCGGGTTCGGTCGAGGAACTCGTCGGTCGCGGGACGGAGTCGGAGACGATCCACCGGTACCTCCACGCCGCGGACCTGTTCGTCGCCGACGACGTGGCGGCCGCGGCGTACTTCGGCGGCCCGGACGCGGCGGTGGACCGCGTCGCGGCCGCACAGCAGGCGCGCGAGGCGAACGGTCGGTCCCCGGTGACCGGCGACGGCTGGCCCCGCGCCGTCCTGACCCACGGCGCCGACGGGATGACGGTCGTCGCTGACGGCGCGGTCACCGAGTTCGACGCGTTCGACGTCGACGTGGTCGACGCGACCGGGGCCGGGGACTCGTTCGTCGCGGGGCTGATCGACCGGTGGATCGCCGGGAGCGACAGTGGTGACGACCCACGCCGCGAGCGCGCCGGCGTCGCCGACGGCGTCCGGTTCGCGGCCGCGGTCGCCGCGATAAACTGCACGTCCCGGTTCGCCCAGACGGGGCTTCCGACTCGCGACGACGTGGAGGCGTTCCTCGCGGAGCGAGGATTCTGA
- a CDS encoding nucleoside deaminase, whose product MTDSTADGPGDDRNDSDATGDSTPSDRKYVDRAIELAEEAVEMGNTPFGALLVLDGEIVAEAHNETLTEDDLAAHPELALARWAGRELDVDERARCTMYASTEPCPMCATGIHYAGIGRVVFGVAGETLDGLTGDAVSIPCAEVIRRAGGDTTVEGPIAEAAAMELHESVYGES is encoded by the coding sequence ATGACCGATTCGACCGCCGACGGTCCGGGGGACGACCGGAACGACAGCGACGCGACGGGCGACTCCACTCCGAGCGATCGCAAGTACGTCGACCGGGCGATCGAACTCGCCGAGGAAGCCGTCGAGATGGGGAACACGCCGTTCGGTGCGCTGCTCGTCCTCGACGGCGAGATCGTCGCCGAGGCCCACAACGAGACGCTGACCGAGGACGATCTGGCGGCCCACCCGGAACTGGCGCTCGCGCGGTGGGCCGGCCGCGAGCTCGACGTCGACGAGCGCGCCCGCTGTACGATGTACGCCAGCACGGAGCCATGCCCGATGTGTGCGACCGGGATCCACTACGCCGGGATCGGTCGGGTCGTCTTCGGCGTCGCGGGCGAGACGCTCGACGGGCTCACCGGCGACGCGGTGTCGATCCCCTGCGCGGAGGTGATCCGCCGGGCCGGCGGCGACACGACCGTCGAGGGACCGATCGCCGAGGCGGCCGCCATGGAACTCCATGAATCGGTGTACGGTGAGTCGTAG
- a CDS encoding CehA/McbA family metallohydrolase has translation MSCVTVSIDPHVHSDDSYDGHEPVELILEHASEIGLDAVVITDHDVIGESKRAAEIADEYGLIGIPGVEVSTAHGHLLAVGVERMPPRRRPYDETIAWIHEHGGVAIVPHPFQRSRHGVRERNIPVPEANEGRSERNAESDGGSATVEVADANSAVPEVPAVPEVDAIEVFNAWLFTGYRNRRARRFAAKYDYPGVAASDAHHLKYVGRAFTEVEIAGRESVDAVTADDVLDAIRNGTTRVDGRRAPIRMAAKHYVGAAGRRTGYYARTGAVRSVTATRRGVAEIVSTLRVAVSQGAHRAARVLSWVT, from the coding sequence GTGTCCTGCGTCACTGTCAGCATCGACCCTCACGTCCACTCGGACGACAGCTACGACGGCCACGAGCCGGTGGAACTCATCTTGGAACACGCTTCGGAGATCGGACTCGATGCAGTGGTGATAACCGACCACGACGTGATCGGCGAGTCGAAGCGCGCGGCGGAGATTGCCGACGAGTACGGGCTGATCGGCATCCCCGGCGTCGAGGTGTCGACCGCGCACGGCCACCTGCTCGCGGTCGGCGTCGAACGCATGCCGCCGCGACGACGCCCCTACGACGAGACGATCGCATGGATCCACGAGCACGGCGGCGTCGCGATCGTTCCCCATCCCTTCCAGCGATCGCGCCACGGCGTCCGCGAGCGGAACATTCCCGTTCCGGAGGCGAACGAGGGGAGAAGCGAGAGGAACGCCGAGAGCGACGGTGGCAGTGCGACTGTCGAGGTTGCTGACGCGAACAGCGCAGTCCCTGAAGTCCCCGCAGTCCCCGAGGTCGACGCGATCGAGGTGTTCAACGCGTGGCTGTTCACCGGGTACCGCAACCGCCGCGCGCGACGGTTTGCGGCCAAATACGACTATCCGGGAGTCGCGGCGAGCGACGCACACCACCTGAAGTACGTCGGGCGCGCGTTCACCGAAGTCGAGATCGCGGGGCGCGAGTCGGTCGACGCGGTCACCGCCGACGACGTGCTCGACGCGATCCGAAACGGCACGACGCGGGTGGACGGCCGTCGTGCGCCGATCCGAATGGCGGCGAAACACTACGTCGGCGCGGCCGGGCGTAGGACGGGATACTACGCACGGACGGGTGCGGTGCGGAGTGTAACCGCCACGCGCCGAGGCGTCGCCGAGATCGTCTCGACTCTCCGAGTCGCCGTCTCGCAGGGCGCGCATCGCGCGGCACGCGTCCTCTCGTGGGTGACCTGA